The genomic window acgtaaaaaaaaaaccgtattGACTGCGCAATATAGTAATACAAAGCATTTGGATACTAtatatgaggtgataatttcggtcggaccGTGGTCACATCTATCATAAAGCCACTCTGGCTCTATTATATTTGACCATCTACCGACCAAAAGCATCACCtcaaaatactcaaagaatgattccttgttccttaaataaattaaattaaaacaaaaaacattatatatgtaTGGTTGAGCTTTGTCCTTTAATACTTGAATTATTTTGATGACACATTACGGTTAAAAAAGATTGATTATCTGTTTGCGTAAACCAGGACAGTTTTATAAATTCAGTCACATGTTAAGGTATGTTTAAATACCGTCCTTGAAAAGAACATTCAGGTGTCTTGTTGAAAAGATTACGCGTGTGTTATGTACTACGGTGTAATGcctgtcatatatcaatgaagtGTTTAGTGAATCATTTGACATGGATTTGTTTTAGAGCACAAAAGGATTGTTTGGTGGAATATCAAGAGTAGGATTGTAAAAACATTAGGTGATTCTAAGAGTAATGCAGGTTTTCTCTCTTTTCGCGTATGAGCTCGAGACAAGAATCATCACACAAACACTTAATAAgatcaatatattgtttaatataaattacaacACTTAAAGGAAGTCAGTTCTGatctttgatttttatgtttgaCAAAAACGAACACGCTTGTGTAGAACCAATCGCTTTCGTTCTTTAAAATCTAGAGAATTATTGAGTATGTAAAACTGCAAAAACTAAATACAAAGCTCCTGATTCATTTTTTACCATCTGTACTGAATATGGCTTTCAACAAATGCTGgcgttcatttttttcttccacaTATTGTACCGATCATGTTTAATTTAGGCTTTAGTAAATATTCGATTCATTTCTATCATTTGCCATTCAGAATATGATATTTCTGACAAAATTGGCAGTCGTTTTTTTAGAATTCAGGTAAAGTAAAGtggttaaatacatttttgcTGATATTGTTATGTGAAGAGAATTTATATCaagttgcaaatatttttaCCCGATATAAAcctattaaatattaaaaccatttatttCTGGGTGAACTTTTGAATGACTCAAAATGATTTCCGCACGCGCTGATCGTTTTATGGGTGtattataatgaatataaaatcacgGTTATATTTATAACTCTGAACGAATAGCCTTTATCAAacgtaaataaaagaaataaacaatagggtTAAAAAGTTCACTAGTTAAACTTGGTcagtacgtgatcaaatcttctgggAAACTTTTCGAGCTTTAGAGGATTgatcaataaacaataaacaagttcatattccggtaaactttttaatattgctACTTATTTCTCAAATACTTTCTTTTACCAATATTGTGACGCAAAACAAATGTGATATGTATACAAAATAGTTCACacattcaatttaaattaattttatttgaatatgaaaaaacTCATTCAAAGCCAATATGTAAGGAAAAAAACTATTTAGGGATATTTTAAGTCTCAatagaaattaatatcaaaacgtACGAAATCACTCAATTTAAGTTCTTAAATTTAATCATTGgttacagtaaaattatcatCAAAAGTGTCTTTTTCACTTTCGATTTTCCTAGCAAAGATCTCAAATCTAAAATACTCTGAATCTCCTTTCGTCTCTTGTTGCATCTACAAGaagaattttttgttaaaagaaacaTAGGCTTTGCAGAAGTTAtcttaaaacatatatttctttcaGCTGcttacatatttgaaaaaaaagagatttaCAAACTAAATACCTTTTTGATAAAAGTTTAGTAGTGGTACAACAGTTTTGATGCAATGTCGATTTAGTTTTGTCTTTGCACAACTTTACAGTGCTTTTCCTCTTTTCCAAGAGATCCGTCCCTGAAAAACccaacatatttaaaaatgtagattATTTGTTTtcctactttaaaaaaaactaatgaagtatttaatactattttttaaatcaatctaTCTAATATACAAACACAATCCCTGGTAAATGAGATATTATACAAATCAAACGACtaattcaaatcatttaaacgtaaaattgaattaaaaggaCTAACAACAAcagctacatgtacacatattcataattacattttttactgTAGCATTATAGAAATAGCTAGATTATATCGACACATTACATTTACCACAATGACATGTAAAATGTCGAGATTCGTTGCTACTTATCATGTTTTTAATATGTCAAGAATAACTAGCAGAGCATTAAAGCTTTCAATGGCTTCGCCACTTGGGCACCAACCTGGGCTTTGCTCTTGACCAACTGGGGACCCTAAGGCGGTTCCAACCCCcctttttagttttttttttaatctctgtATATTCATTAACTATATTCCCGGTGACATTTCCATTGCTGAGTTATCTTTCGTTGCTCTCTTACTATAAACTTTCCAAACGTTTACTTAActatcaaataaatgtttgaatataacaacatgtaatgcaatttattatattgattcaaAACATCCAAATCCATGGTTATTTGATTACCCATATATGATTCAGATGCGTTCATAATATTTCCGTGCGTGTTACAATTCAAGTCGTGATTTCAAAGCCATTATTGCAGTACGAGAAATAATGAGATATAaacgattaacaaattaaatgattgtatatatcaaaattgaaaactCATTTAATGTAGACTTCAGGAAAAAATTgcactttagaaaaaaaatatgtaaatttaggGGTTcgtgtatttcattttatcaaaacgaCCTAGATTTAGTTTTCgattattttcaatgttttttccaactttgaatttaaaatatgacaataCAGCAATTATATTagagggaaaaaaatcaaattttatccCCAATCAAAGACAATAACTAATAAAGGTTGATTGTTTTATGTAATCTGCAACTATAAATCATCTTAAAatgtggaaataaaaaaaaaatcataaattttttttcatacactTACGTTTGTCACAggttttcattattatatccATTCTAAGTACTTTGTTGTTGCAGCAGAGATCCATTCCTAGTCTATATATTCCTTcttcaattgaaataaatggttATATATTCCTTcttcaa from Magallana gigas chromosome 9, xbMagGiga1.1, whole genome shotgun sequence includes these protein-coding regions:
- the LOC117690672 gene encoding uncharacterized protein; its protein translation is MNCTLKMSACILLILGVLYGKAVAKVVGGECVFTQNDTIDSTEFDNTTQICCSRSGVHDRYQQGQEVDCCGEGIYRLGMDLCCNNKVLRMDIIMKTCDKRTDLLEKRKSTVKLCKDKTKSTLHQNCCTTTKLLSKRCNKRRKEIQSILDLRSLLGKSKVKKTLLMIILL